In Nitrosopumilus sp. b3, the genomic stretch GCCGTTGACCTGTAGCGTGAAATACACTCTAGACTCGTAGTCCCCCAGTCCGAATGTCTTGAGTTTCTTCAGTATCTCTTCTCTCATCTCACTCGCCTCCCGTTTGGGAGAGAGGATTTTCATCCTCTTTCGTTTCCCAGAGGGCTATCCTTCCGATAATCTTCCTCTTCTTAGGGTCTTTTTCTGAGGACTGTATCAGTCCAGTGTAGATTGGCTTGTTGCCGTTCATCTCAAATCACCTCGAGAGTTAACCTCGGGCCTGAGCCATGCCCTTTTCAGCGACGTTTTGACTTCCAGACTTCAGGAGCGGTTCAAGGAACGAAAAGGACAATGAGCGAAGGCGATAGAAAAATTGAAAAAGAAATCAAAAAATGGATAAACGAATCTGTTAAAGAATTACAGTAGTAACAATGACCGCAAACCAAAATGATGTAAACCGAATGGAACAGTTAGCCGCATGGTTAGAAGATAACAAGAACAAAATACCAAATTCAGAAATATTGATCCACAAGTTAAGAAAGGATCAGCAATTGGGGCATTTGGTTAACGCCGAATTTGTGAAACGGTTTCACGATAATGGAACTTACAAAGTAACCGATGTTGAATTGAGCACAGGGAATCACGACATAGACATCGAGTTGGACAACAAGATTAACGTACAGACATGGCACGGAGCAAGTGTTGCATCTCACAACATCAAAAGAGGAAAAGTGGGAAGGTTGGGCGGAGTTCCCGACGATTGGGACAAAAATGAATCAGTGCTAAAAAAGAAACTTGGTCAACTACCAAACGATAAACTAGGAGTATTACTTCTACTCCAGTCTCATACAGGGTTTACATTTCTTCCTGAATGGCACAGGGACATAATTCCAAAAAATAAATGCGTGATTTCGCTGCATGCAGAAAGTTGGGAGCCTTTTATAGCAGGTACGTTTCCCATAGCTGAGATTCACATCAACAAAGATTTTCAAAACATGAATGAGGCAAAGAAGATCATTTCCGCAATAGGGTACAATTACAAGGCAACATTTACTTTTGACAATGGACTCCAATGGACAACTAAATGATCATCCGTTGTTTCTTTAAATTTCTTAAATAGAAGTAGTTTTCATTTTTTTCATGGAAAAATGTAATCCCTGGTTTACTCTTACAAATATTGGAATCACGGCATTTACGGCTGCAGTAGAATACAAAACTGCCCCTACAATAGAAGAAGGAATACGGAAGATTGGTAAAAGAATAGAAGAAAACAAAACTATTGAGGCTATTGTAGAGTGCGCAGTTAACGATACAGAATGTGATTGTTAAATTGACTTTCTAAAAGTTAATCTTCTTGATCTCTTTTACATTATTATGACACAACCGCTTCTTTCAATATCTCTAAAATGCTATGAACCCAAAACTTACGGGAATAATGATTTAGAGCGGAAAAAAGAGCTTCGTGATTTAATTCTAAATAAAATTGAAAACATTTCCGATGTTCAACAGAAATGTCGTGGAAAAAAACTGTCATTTGAAGTATGCTTCAATTTGTATTCTGATTCAAGTGTAGAAGGGAGAAAAACAAAAGACCTCGATAACATGTTGAAAATATTTTGTGATGTGTTTCCTGAATTTATTGACAGAAACAAAACTGTGAAAGGATTAGGGTTGTTAGAAGATGACAGAGATGATTTGATTTTTGAAATAAATTGTGAAAAGAGGCTTGTTGGTTTTGAGTCTGAGGAAGGAATCGATTTTAGCATTTATGAATATCCAAAACTTTAGACTGTGAATCACTTAATATGATGTTAAACAATTATTATTTCTAGTATGCAAAATACAATTGCAATTATTTGTGATTGCGATGAAACTCTAGCTCCAGATACAACAAATTTCCTTTTAGAGCAAAACGGAGTAAAAGTCAAACCATTCTGGACGAAAATAACGAAGATGGTCTCACAAGGATGGGATCCTCCACAAGCATGGATGATTGAGATACTAAAGATGATCCAGTCCGGTCAGATAGAACAAGATACAAATGAGAAACTTACAAAGCTTGGAAAGAAAATAACTCCTTATGAAGGAGTGCCGGAGTTTATTCCTCAAATAAAGTCAATGGTCAAGAAGAACAAGGACTTTGACGAAGCAGGAGTCAATATTGAATTTTACATCATTTCATCAGGATTTGAAGATCTGATTAAGGGAAGTATACTGTCAAAACACTTTACAGATATTTTTGCTGGAACATTTAACGAAGATAGAAAAACAAAAAAAATTGACAGCATAAAATCAAGTGTAACTTTTACTGAGAAAACAAAGTTCCTTTATGCAATTAACAAGGGCATAACAGGAAAAGAATTGAGACGTTGTCCTTTTAGTGTGAATGATGCAATAAAACCAGAAGATAGACGTATTCCGTTTGAATACATGGTATATCTTGGAGATAGTCCTGGTGACATTCCATGCTTTTCTGCTGTGAAAGGATATGGTGGAGATTGTATTGGAATTACTGGAAAACATTCTGTCAACAAAGGATACCAGCTTGCACGTGGAAAACGAACCACAGTGGGTCCTTATTCTAGAAATTATAAAAAAGGAAGTGATTTGAGAAATGTTCTGGACACCATAGTTAAGAAAATTGGTTATGAAATTGTAGATAGAAAGAAAAGGCATCTTCCATGAACGCAACTTACAAAAAAGAAACATTACCTGATCCTGCATCTGAAGGAAACACATATGATAATTACACATTACAACGTGATGTAGAGTTTTGTTGTGATCCTCTCAAAGGATATTACAAAAAATCAAGCGGATGGAACTATGAACAAGGAAAATTTGTCATAGTTGATCAAATATCCTATGAGGGACAAACTGTCATTCCAATTGATTTTTGTCCTTTCTGTGGGCAAAAAATAGAGTATGAAGACATTGACAAACCCAAGAAAACACGAAAACGAAAAAAATAATTTTACACGGATTCAGCAGAAATTTTTCCAATGATGTTTGTCAATTCCGATTCAAATTCTCTTGAAACATCTCCTGCACCACTAATTGCATGGCTTGTTTCGTGAAGAAGAGTCCCTGCATAATCTTTCATTTTCTTTAGTTGTTCTCGTTTAATGACTATTCTTTTCTTGTCTGGTTCCCATAATCCAGATGCTTCCATGCCCGATTCTTCTCTTCTCATAGTCTCAGAAATTACAATTTCTTTGATCATCTTTGGTTGTCCTCCGATTAAACCGAAAATATCTTTAGTTTTATCAAAAATTTCTTTCTCTGAGGAATTCAGTTCTGAGGGTTTTACAAACTTGAATTCAAAACTCTCATTCCATTCTATATTGTATTGTCCTAAATCTCTCATGGTATTTCCTGACATGTCTTGTTCGCCTCGTATCTTTTGGCTAATTGTTTCAGGAACTACTACCACGGACAACCCATCATGTCTAGCATTGTCTATGGCCATTGTATCGTATTGCAATTGTTGAGGAGTAACAAAGACTACTGATGAGGTAGTGTTAAGAATTTTGCATGCGTGTACTGCAACATCAACATACTTCATCTCGTCATGTTCAGTTCCTTTTTGATATCCCTCAAGATCTTCCACAAGCAGTTTAGCGATTTTTTCATCATTGCTGGATAACAAGATAGACTTTACACGTTCTGTGTATGCGGTTCTTCCGACATGTGTTCTCTCACGATTAAGTGCTTTTCTCATTGCTCCGGTCAATGAAGTGATGTTATATGAGAACAGAAAATTTTCTTCTTCAGCAACTTTGATTCCATTAATGTAAATTCTTGATGTTGATTCTTTGTTCAAAATTTCTCCATACTGTGTTTTTTCTAGAACTTTTTCACCTGAAAATTTCAAGAAAAGGCTCTTTGCTTTTTCAATGTCATCTTTTGTGCATCCTTCTAAAATTACTTTGGTACCAATCATTTCTGGTTCTGACGGTGATGAAATAACTGCATGAAGCGTAACAACATCTTCAAAATCATGCTTTGATGATTTGTCAATTGTTATGTCTCCGTGTTTGGATTTGATGATAATGTTTACTTTGTGTCTATCAAAAGTTGCAAGTGCATCTTTTAATCCAACTCCAAACTTTCCAATTACTAGTTCTGGATGTGAAATCTTTTCTTCATTTTCATTCTGAGTTAGATGCTCGTATTTTATTCCACGACCATAATCCCTAATGACAAAACTGTTTTTTTCTTTTTTAATTTCAATTTCTTTTGTGTCAGTTAGAATTTGCTCGTCAATAGCATTTGCAATAATTTCTCTTATTGCATGATATACTTCCCAATCTTCAAGTACTTCTTCTATGTTTAAGTCAAATTTTCTCATAGCTGTAATTTCACTTTGAAGTTTTTATGCATTAAAAAATTATGTTGCTAATGGTGCAATTCCTTCCGTTTCAACTTTAACAGAGTTTTCAGAGTTTTCCTTAATTGTTAGAACGTATGGAAGCATTTCCTTTACATCTTCTACATGGGTAATGACTAAAATCTGTTTGAACTGGTTTGAGAGCTCAGATAGGGCTCTGAGGATGTTATTCTTTCGCTCTTCATCCTGACTGCCAAATACCTCATCAAGTGCTATGAAATTAGATTGCATGCCGCCAGATCTTTCTGCTAATTCTTGTGAAATTGCAATACGTAGGCATAGATTTGCAAGATCTTCTTCACCTCCTGAAAATCTGTCGGTAGTAAAGCTGTTTCCTTCATCCTCTATCTTTATGTCATAATCGTCGTCAAGTTCCATTGAAGGATACTTTCCTTTTGTTATTTCTCTAAAGAGTTCAGACGATCTTTGTGACAGAATAGGCCTTATTCTAGAAATCAAATCTAATCTGAAATCATTCATTATTTTTTCTAATTTGCTTCTCGAACCGATTTGTTTGTTTTCCTCATCTATTGTCTTTCTCTTTTCTTTTTCTTCGGATATCTCTTGTGTGATTTGCTTGAGTTGAAGATCCAAATTTGTTATTTCTCCTTTCAAGGTTATCCATTCTTCTCGTGTGTTTGTGTGATTTTGTTTTACATCATCTAGAGCCTGTTTAGACTTTTGGTATTCTGTTTCATCATAGTCTATGGAGTTTAGTTTTTTGGTTTGCTCTTTTTCTTTATGTTCAAGTTTGGAAATGGTATCATCTGAAGCCTTATGTCTTTTTGACAACATAGGAATTCTTTTTATGTCTGAAGATAGTTTTATGGCCTCTTCATTAAACTTTGAAAGTTTTGTGTGTTGTTTGTTTATTGATGTATGATGTTTTCGGTTATATTTCAAATCAGAGTACTTTTTCAACTTCTTTTCCAAATTTGTCTTTTCTTTGATTATTGTAGACAATGTTCTTTTTCCTTCACGTAGTTTGGTTTGTAGAGAAGTTCTTTCTGTTCTTTTATCTTCTGTGTCTTTAATTTCCTTCAACAGTTCTGAGATTTCCTTGGTAGTTGATTTGAGTTCTAACTCTAGTTTATTCTTCTTTTCTGAATCTGCATTAATTTTTTCATCAAGTTTCGATATTTCATCTGTAAAGTACTTGGACACGTGAGGAAAATGATCTTTTAATGGTCGTTTACATGTTGGGCATTCACTATTTTCTCCAAGATCTTGAATTTTGGAAAATTCTTCGTTCAATTCATTTTTTCGTACCTGATTTTCGTTGATTTTTGCCGATGTTCCGCTTATTGATTTGGTTAAAACCTCTTTTTCTTCTTCAAGTTTTGATTTTGCTTTCTCTTGTTTTTTGATGTCTTTGTCTATTCCTTTTAGTGATGCAAGGTTGTTCTCGATTTTCTTGTTAAGAGATTCTTGTTTTTTGATTTTAGATTCTGTTGCCAAATGTTGTTCTTGAAATGCCTCTTTTTCTTTGAATTTTCCATATATGGAATCAAGATTTGCCTTTTCTTTTTTCACAGATTCAAATTCCTTTACTTTAGGAGCTATTGTTCTAGTTCTTTTCTCAGAAAGTTTTGCATTTTTGAGATCCAGTTCTATTGTATCTTTTTCTTTAATCTTGGAATATTTTTTAGTTGTTATTTTTGCAAGTTCTTTGCTTACTTTGTTATAGTCACGGTATTTCTTTTCATGTGTAGAAAACTCTATCTTCTTTTTCTTGACTTCAGAAAATAATCTTTTGATTTCCTCTGCACGTTCTTTGATGGTCTCAGTTGTTTTTACTTTTTCTTCTTCAAGCTGTTGAGATTTATTTTCTAATTCATCAACATCTTTTAGATTCCCTTGGAGATAGTTTATCTTGTCTCTACTTCCTCGAATGTCGTTTCTTATCAGACCGATAGCATCATCAATTCTGTTGATTCGGAGCAGTCTCATTATTGTCTTCTTTCTATCTCCGGGTTGCATATTGGAAAGCGAGTCAAGTTCTTTTTGTTTTGCAAAAACAGAAGTGAAAAATGCTACATGATCCATGCCCGTTCTTTTTGCAACAAACTCTGAAACTTCGTTCATTCCTCTTACATGCGCCTCGTCATTTCCATTAACAAACACACTTGCATGGCCTGACGAATTTTTTCCTCGTAGTTCTCGAATAATTTGTACAGAATCTGGACCCATCATCATTTCAAGCGTGACGCTACAATCCTCACTTTCAGGAATTCCTGTTGTTTTTATCTGATCTTTTTTAGTTCTAGATGCACTGTTCCCGTATAGGCACCATCCTATAGCCTCAATCAAAGTCGATTTGCCTGAGCCATTCCTACCCACTATCCCAGTAAGCCCGGTAGGAAACTCAATGTCTTCGTCTCGGTATCTGCGGTAGTTTTTGAGGTGTATTCGTTTTAATAACATCATGCTTCCTCCTCTATCACATTGTTGAGGTATTCGTTACCGAGGGATTTGATTTCTTCAAGTTCTTTCTTCTCAAGTTCTATGTTTTTGAGATAGTTTTCAAACTCTTCGTTTATCGAACCAATTTGTGACGATACCATGTTGCTGCTATCATCAAACTTCCAGTTGTATACGGGCTCATAATGCAATGCATTGGACATAATTTGTCGAATCTTTTGCAAGTCCAAGGATGAATGAACATGTCTTGGAATGTTGTTGAAAAATACCTTGACTATCTTATCATTAATTTTTCCAGATACCATCTTTTCAAGTTCTGTTACAATTTCAGTTGCGCTGAGTTTTTCGCATTCTATTGGTTTGAAGATCAACATGTCACGTGCAGTGGTAGGAACATGTTTTACTGAAAAATCATCAAGAGTGACTTCTAAGAATCCTTTCTTGTCGTTGACTTCGTTGAAACTAATTCTTTCAGGAGAACCGCAATAGTATGCATTGTCTTTTATTTTCAAAAATCGATGGTAGTGTCCTAGTGCAATATAATCAAAGTCGCTTTTTAGTGCAGAAACGGGAATTGTTTGTTCTTTGAACTCTCCCCATGACGCTTCTTCCACACCTCGTATGGCAGCATGTGCCACCATGATGTTGTATTTGGAGGATTTGTCTGGTTTCAGTTTTTTGATTCCTTCTTGCAGGTCTTCGTCAGAATATGAGTGAGGAATCGCATGGATTGAACAGTCTCCGATCTTTAGTTTTTCGTACTTCCCTCCAAATACAGGATATATGTCTGGAAAGTATTGCAAAATTTTGAAGATGGTGTCTGTTGATTTTTGCCTTGGTGTAGAATGATTTCCTGCAATGATGACAGTAGGAATCTTTTCCTTTGATAGTCGCGATAGTTGTTCTAGTGCAATGGAGATTGCTCTGTTAGAAGGACGTATGCTGTCAAACAGGTCACCTGCATGGATTGCCAAATCCGGTTTTGCTTTGATGATATGATCAACAATTTCCTTGAAAACTTGGTAGACATCGTTTTCTCGCTTGTTTATGCCTGATTCAGAGTCAAATTTCCCATAGTCTGAATGTCCTAAGTGCGTGTCTGAAAAGTGTACTATCTTCATACCCTGCGATATTTTCTTTGGATTGGATGTAGATAAATGACAGGGTGTTGAGGGTGACTTTAAGAACTTCATCTTTCAAGAATTAAAGAGGCAAATGTCCCTAGAACTGAATTTTGAGCAAAAACAGGCAGTTCAGCACTCAGGAAGTCCACTCTTGGTCATTGCAGGGCCGGGCAGTGGAAAGACCAGGGTCATCATAGAGAGAGTAATGCATTTGGTTAGATCTGGAATAAAACCTTCAGACATCCTATGTCTGACATTCTCAGAAAAAGCAGCAGATGAGATGAAACACCGTCTTGAGAAACTGATTGACGTAACTGAGATGGAAATCAGTACGTTCCACTCTTTTGCTAAAGATGTCCTAGAAGACAATGTCTTAGATTCTGGAATAGGAATGTCATCGGGCATAATCAAAAGATCTGCTCAGCTGGTCTGGGGTCTGAAAAATATTGACAATTTCAAACTAGAGCACTTGGAGATTGGAAACAATGCAGTAGAAATTATAGAATCGGTCATTGATGGAATCAGTACTTTCAAAGACGAATTAATTTCACCTGAAGAACTACAAAAATACATTGACGCTAAATTGAAAAAAGATCTTGACGATGAAGAACGAGATTTTCTGTTGAAGTTATCTGACCTTTGTAAAATTTATTTCAAATATCAAGAGTTTCAGAGAAGCAAGACAGTAATTGATTTTGATGACATGGTGGTTCAGACAATAGAATTATTCAAGAGAAAAGCAAATGTCCTTTCAAAATATCAAAAAAAGTTCAAACATGTTCTAGTAGATGAATTCCAAGACAATAACTTTGCACAATTGGAACTGGTAAAACAGATTGCAAAGGATGGAAATGTCACAGTAGTAGGCGATGATGATCAAAGCATCTATAGATTTCAAGGAGCATATCTTACAAACTTCAAAGACTTTCAATCGTATTTTCCAGACACCACCGTTGTCGTACTCAACAGAAATTATCGCAGCCCCCAAAACATAGTCAACCTTGCAAGCCAGTCCCTCGATGGAGTTCCAGAAAGACATGCAAAG encodes the following:
- a CDS encoding ATP-binding protein, encoding MRKFDLNIEEVLEDWEVYHAIREIIANAIDEQILTDTKEIEIKKEKNSFVIRDYGRGIKYEHLTQNENEEKISHPELVIGKFGVGLKDALATFDRHKVNIIIKSKHGDITIDKSSKHDFEDVVTLHAVISSPSEPEMIGTKVILEGCTKDDIEKAKSLFLKFSGEKVLEKTQYGEILNKESTSRIYINGIKVAEEENFLFSYNITSLTGAMRKALNRERTHVGRTAYTERVKSILLSSNDEKIAKLLVEDLEGYQKGTEHDEMKYVDVAVHACKILNTTSSVVFVTPQQLQYDTMAIDNARHDGLSVVVVPETISQKIRGEQDMSGNTMRDLGQYNIEWNESFEFKFVKPSELNSSEKEIFDKTKDIFGLIGGQPKMIKEIVISETMRREESGMEASGLWEPDKKRIVIKREQLKKMKDYAGTLLHETSHAISGAGDVSREFESELTNIIGKISAESV
- a CDS encoding SMC family ATPase, which encodes MMLLKRIHLKNYRRYRDEDIEFPTGLTGIVGRNGSGKSTLIEAIGWCLYGNSASRTKKDQIKTTGIPESEDCSVTLEMMMGPDSVQIIRELRGKNSSGHASVFVNGNDEAHVRGMNEVSEFVAKRTGMDHVAFFTSVFAKQKELDSLSNMQPGDRKKTIMRLLRINRIDDAIGLIRNDIRGSRDKINYLQGNLKDVDELENKSQQLEEEKVKTTETIKERAEEIKRLFSEVKKKKIEFSTHEKKYRDYNKVSKELAKITTKKYSKIKEKDTIELDLKNAKLSEKRTRTIAPKVKEFESVKKEKANLDSIYGKFKEKEAFQEQHLATESKIKKQESLNKKIENNLASLKGIDKDIKKQEKAKSKLEEEKEVLTKSISGTSAKINENQVRKNELNEEFSKIQDLGENSECPTCKRPLKDHFPHVSKYFTDEISKLDEKINADSEKKNKLELELKSTTKEISELLKEIKDTEDKRTERTSLQTKLREGKRTLSTIIKEKTNLEKKLKKYSDLKYNRKHHTSINKQHTKLSKFNEEAIKLSSDIKRIPMLSKRHKASDDTISKLEHKEKEQTKKLNSIDYDETEYQKSKQALDDVKQNHTNTREEWITLKGEITNLDLQLKQITQEISEEKEKRKTIDEENKQIGSRSKLEKIMNDFRLDLISRIRPILSQRSSELFREITKGKYPSMELDDDYDIKIEDEGNSFTTDRFSGGEEDLANLCLRIAISQELAERSGGMQSNFIALDEVFGSQDEERKNNILRALSELSNQFKQILVITHVEDVKEMLPYVLTIKENSENSVKVETEGIAPLAT
- a CDS encoding exonuclease SbcCD subunit D yields the protein MKIVHFSDTHLGHSDYGKFDSESGINKRENDVYQVFKEIVDHIIKAKPDLAIHAGDLFDSIRPSNRAISIALEQLSRLSKEKIPTVIIAGNHSTPRQKSTDTIFKILQYFPDIYPVFGGKYEKLKIGDCSIHAIPHSYSDEDLQEGIKKLKPDKSSKYNIMVAHAAIRGVEEASWGEFKEQTIPVSALKSDFDYIALGHYHRFLKIKDNAYYCGSPERISFNEVNDKKGFLEVTLDDFSVKHVPTTARDMLIFKPIECEKLSATEIVTELEKMVSGKINDKIVKVFFNNIPRHVHSSLDLQKIRQIMSNALHYEPVYNWKFDDSSNMVSSQIGSINEEFENYLKNIELEKKELEEIKSLGNEYLNNVIEEEA